The following are encoded in a window of Gramella sp. MT6 genomic DNA:
- a CDS encoding TrmH family RNA methyltransferase, with product MIDQLTHKETTFQKKKFPIILLLDNVMGEANLGSVFRLADAFGINKIIFCRTAPNLKSNRLRRTARNTYNTVKHEFHEDPVEVLEDLHTNGYTSTAIEITSSSKPMQMFELQNQENFVLVAGNERHGISSEVLSLCKHFYHIEMFGENSSMNVAQSVGIALYEITKAFNKFDKK from the coding sequence TCAAAAAAAGAAATTCCCCATTATTCTATTGCTGGACAATGTGATGGGAGAAGCTAACCTAGGAAGTGTTTTTAGATTAGCAGATGCTTTCGGGATCAATAAGATAATTTTCTGCCGCACTGCACCAAACCTAAAAAGCAACCGGCTTAGGCGCACAGCGAGAAATACCTATAATACCGTAAAACATGAATTTCATGAAGATCCTGTAGAAGTTCTGGAAGATCTACATACAAATGGATACACATCTACAGCGATAGAGATCACATCCTCAAGCAAACCAATGCAAATGTTCGAATTACAAAACCAGGAAAATTTCGTGTTAGTTGCTGGAAATGAAAGACATGGAATTTCCAGTGAAGTTTTATCACTTTGTAAACACTTTTATCATATAGAAATGTTTGGCGAAAATAGCAGTATGAATGTGGCACAGTCTGTTGGAATTGCGTTATACGAAATCACCAAAGCATTCAACAAGTTTGATAAGAAATAA
- a CDS encoding AI-2E family transporter — MKAQEFANGILRATGIMIGIVLLLYFLWEVQSVIVYVAVAAVIALIGRPIVIFLRNKLRLPNQLAVITVLVLVLSVFVGIIFVFVPIVIEQSKYLGQIDIEAFKSDLNDLNTQINNYLGVEEINIIEGLKRSEFVKNFDVSLIPQFLNNVFGILGATLIAVFSILFISFFFLKDSKLMLNSILVFANRGEEQKFQRVFNKIKVLLSRYFVGLTLQITVLFILYTILLTVFEINNPIAIAFICAFLNLVPYLGPLLAGILMGLFVISSFLGADFSAVILPRLIYVMLGYGICQLIDNFISQPMIFGASVKSHPLEIFLIILIAGLMFGITGMVVAVPFYTALKVIAKESLSEYKIVKRLTRDL, encoded by the coding sequence GTGAAAGCACAAGAATTTGCAAACGGAATACTAAGAGCGACAGGTATCATGATTGGTATCGTTCTTCTGCTCTACTTTTTATGGGAAGTCCAGTCAGTGATCGTTTACGTTGCCGTTGCGGCTGTTATTGCGCTTATTGGAAGACCAATAGTAATTTTTCTAAGGAACAAACTCCGGCTACCCAACCAATTAGCTGTAATCACAGTTCTGGTATTGGTTCTTTCTGTATTTGTAGGTATTATTTTCGTTTTCGTTCCAATTGTGATCGAGCAAAGCAAATACCTTGGGCAAATTGATATTGAAGCCTTTAAGAGCGATCTTAACGATCTTAATACACAGATCAATAATTACCTTGGCGTTGAAGAGATAAATATAATTGAGGGACTTAAAAGAAGCGAATTCGTTAAAAATTTTGACGTAAGCCTCATCCCTCAGTTTCTGAACAATGTCTTCGGAATTCTAGGTGCCACATTAATTGCAGTATTTTCTATTCTTTTCATCTCTTTTTTCTTTCTAAAGGACAGTAAATTAATGCTGAACAGTATCCTTGTTTTCGCCAATCGCGGGGAAGAACAAAAATTCCAAAGGGTTTTTAATAAGATCAAGGTTTTGCTTTCCAGGTACTTCGTAGGTTTAACGTTGCAAATTACAGTTCTCTTTATTTTATATACCATTCTGCTCACTGTATTTGAGATCAACAATCCTATTGCTATCGCATTCATATGCGCATTCCTGAACCTGGTGCCATACCTGGGACCTCTTCTAGCTGGAATTCTAATGGGACTTTTTGTGATCTCCAGTTTCCTGGGGGCAGATTTCAGTGCGGTGATCCTTCCCAGACTTATTTATGTTATGTTAGGTTACGGAATATGCCAGTTAATAGACAATTTCATCTCTCAACCAATGATTTTTGGTGCCAGTGTGAAATCACATCCTCTTGAGATCTTCCTCATCATTTTGATCGCGGGATTAATGTTCGGTATTACTGGTATGGTTGTAGCAGTCCCATTTTATACGGCTCTAAAAGTGATCGCTAAAGAATCATTAAGCGAATACAAGATCGTAAAAAGATTAACCAGAGACCTTTAA